A single window of Labrus mixtus chromosome 23, fLabMix1.1, whole genome shotgun sequence DNA harbors:
- the zgc:92664 gene encoding chromatin complexes subunit BAP18 isoform X1 translates to MTSASTKVGEIFSAAGAAFTKLGELTMQLHPVADSSPAGGQTKSAVKRKLYEDGAPPPEGPKKSVKKTAVTPGPPTIISVPTAKVVVTPGLQSPPNNNNQQPLKKPKTADVTLSALNDSDVNSDLVDMEGLGDGSKSKKLNFDQDNLNLDSSLIMNPGDLPLLSH, encoded by the exons ATGACCTCCGCTTCCACTAAA gttggaGAGATCTTCTCAGCAGCTGGCGCTGCCTTCACTAAACTCGGAGAGCTCACCATGCAGCTCCACCCTGTGGCAGATTCCAGTCCTGcagg TGGTCAGACAAAGAGCGCAGTGAAGAGGAAGCTGTATGAAGACGGAGCTCCGCCCCCTGAAGGACCAAAGAAGTCTGTGAAAAAAACTGCTGTAACGCCGGGTCCTCCGACCATCATCTCCGTCCCCACGGCCAAGGTGGTGGTGACGCCCGGTCTTCAGAGTccccccaacaacaacaaccagcaACCCCTGAAGAAACCCAAAACTGCAG acgTGACTCTGAGTGCTCTGAATGACTCGGACGTGAACAGCGACCTGGTCGACATGGAGGGACTCGGAGACGGGTCCAAGTCCAAAAAACTTAACTTTGATCAAG aTAACCTGAACCTGGACTCCTCACTCATCATGAACCCTGGTGACCTCCCACTGCTCTCACACTGA
- the si:dkey-6n21.13 gene encoding P2Y purinoceptor 4, with the protein MSSSSGVPLNISASVLNKLFDAFPPSPSTFPPSPSCSIDESYKYIFLPICYSFTFIFSISLNSVILYRSFRRTKRWNASLIYMVNLASTDFMYGLSLPFLVASYVMRDRWMFGDFMCRLVRFLFYFNLYCSIFFLTCISVHRYLGICHPMRVITLETKKAVKCTCVVVWIVVFALTCPIFRFAQTGHVTRLAGLNGNGSTTVNLSHEVLSMNGSTSNGNLGVVIEEYQNCWDDAIDKEFPDYVPYGIILHLLGFFVPFSIIAWCYSHVVLTIFRSLHIQPSSSRGSRAGGHEGIHRHFRRSPKIDGGERRGSNGMSRTRIRDEGVSIFLGANSPYANRRRKSIKTIITITLLFALCFFPFHVTRTIFLLLKVTNRVPCHTMTMVSMCYKITRPLASFNAWLNALLYFLTKDKGGAHCCQTVNTTNHQHGGLLLPLRMMGKGKDTDEGGMEDGINNEENKAFHNSPPYMNRAKVRFIVE; encoded by the coding sequence ATGTCATCCAGCAGTGGAGTTCCCCTCAACATCAGCGCATCGGTACTCAACAAACTCTTTGATGCCTTCCCACCTTCTCCCTCTACCTTCCCTCCGTCTCCATCCTGCAGCATAGACGAGTCTTACAAGTACATCTTCCTCCCCATTTGCTACTCTTTCACCTTTATCTTCAGCATTTCCCTGAACTCCGTCATCCTCTACCGCTCCTTCCGCAGGACAAAGCGATGGAATGCCTCCCTGATCTACATGGTCAACCTGGCCTCTACGGACTTTATGTACGGATTGTCGCTGCCCTTCCTGGTGGCTAGTTACGTGATGCGGGATCGCTGGATGTTTGGGGACTTCATGTGCCGTCTGGTTCGCTTTCTTTTCTACTTTAACCTGTACTGCTCCATCTTCTTCCTCACCTGTATCTCCGTGCACAGATACCTCGGAATCTGCCACCCAATGAGAGTCATCACGCTGGAGACCAAGAAGGCCGTCAAGTGCACCTGTGTCGTGGTTTGGATCGTTGTGTTTGCTTTAACCTGCCCAATCTTCAGGTTTGCTCAGACTGGTCATGTAACAAGATTGGCTGGTCTTAATGGTAATGGTAGCACTACAGTCAACCTTAGCCATGAGGTATTATCAATGAATGGTAGTACTAGCAATGGGAACCTCGGGGTGGTCATTGAGGAGTACCAGAACTGTTGGGACGATGCCATAGACAAGGAGTTTCCTGATTACGTGCCATACGGAATCATTCTCCATTTGCTGGGCTTTTTTGTACCATTTTCCATCATTGCTTGGTGTTACTCTCATGTTGTTCTGACCATATTTAGGAGTCTACACATTCAGCCCTCATCCAGCAGAGGTTCGAGGGCAGGGGGACACGAAGGGATACATAGACATTTTCGAAGAAGCCCTAAGATCgatggaggagaaagaagaggaagcaaTGGCATGTCGAGGACACGGATAAGAGATGAAGGAGTTTCCATTTTTCTTGGCGCCAACTCCCCCTATGCCAATCGCAGACGCAAATCCATTAAGACCATTATTACAATCACCCTTCTCTTTGCTCTCTGCTTCTTCCCCTTCCACGTAACCAGAACCATCTTCCTCCTGCTGAAAGTGACCAATAGAGTCCCATGCCACACCATGACCATGGTCTCCATGTGCTATAAGATCACCCGGCCTTTGGCATCCTTTAACGCATGGCTCAACGCCCTCCTATACTTCCTGACCAAAGACAAGGGCGGAGCTCACTGCTGCCAGACGGTAAACACCACCAACCACCAACATGGCGGGCTTCTGCTGCCCCTGAGGATGATGGGAAAAGGAAAGGATACAGATGAAGGAGGGATGGAAGATGGAATAAACAACGAGGAGAATAAAGCTTTCCACAACAGTCCGCCGTACATGAACAGAGCAAAAGTTCGGTTTATAGTTGAATGA
- the rnaseka gene encoding ribonuclease kappa-A, protein MRGLICGPKLAACGLVLSLWGVIMLSMLGIFFITHSAVLIEDVPFEEADIHQDNPQKIYELYDKVGYNCIIAAAVYVFFGSFSFCQMKLNKRKDYLVH, encoded by the exons ATGCGCGGGCTGATCTGTGGACCCAAACTCGCCGCCTGTGGGCTCGTGCTGAGTCTGTGGGGAGTCATCATGCTG TCCATGTTGGGGATTTTCTTCATCACTCACTCAGCCGTGCTGATCGAAGACGTGCCGTTTGAAGAGGCAGACATTCACCAGGA TAATCCTCAGAAGATCTACGAGCTCTATGATAAAGTCGGGTATAACTGCATCATCGCCGCCGCCGTCTACGTCTTCTTTGGATCGTTTTCGTTTTGCCAGATGAAACTCAACAAGCGGAAG GATTACCTGGTGCattag
- the zgc:92664 gene encoding chromatin complexes subunit BAP18 isoform X2, whose translation MTSASTKVGEIFSAAGAAFTKLGELTMQLHPVADSSPAGGQTKSAVKRKLYEDGAPPPEGPKKSVKKTAVTPGPPTIISVPTAKVVVTPGLQSPPNNNNQQPLKKPKTADVTLSALNDSDVNSDLVDMEGLGDGSKSKKLNFDQDNLNLDSSLIMNPGNNHK comes from the exons ATGACCTCCGCTTCCACTAAA gttggaGAGATCTTCTCAGCAGCTGGCGCTGCCTTCACTAAACTCGGAGAGCTCACCATGCAGCTCCACCCTGTGGCAGATTCCAGTCCTGcagg TGGTCAGACAAAGAGCGCAGTGAAGAGGAAGCTGTATGAAGACGGAGCTCCGCCCCCTGAAGGACCAAAGAAGTCTGTGAAAAAAACTGCTGTAACGCCGGGTCCTCCGACCATCATCTCCGTCCCCACGGCCAAGGTGGTGGTGACGCCCGGTCTTCAGAGTccccccaacaacaacaaccagcaACCCCTGAAGAAACCCAAAACTGCAG acgTGACTCTGAGTGCTCTGAATGACTCGGACGTGAACAGCGACCTGGTCGACATGGAGGGACTCGGAGACGGGTCCAAGTCCAAAAAACTTAACTTTGATCAAG aTAACCTGAACCTGGACTCCTCACTCATCATGAACCCTG gaaataatcataaataa